The following are from one region of the Nymphaea colorata isolate Beijing-Zhang1983 chromosome 7, ASM883128v2, whole genome shotgun sequence genome:
- the LOC116257860 gene encoding uncharacterized protein LOC116257860, with protein sequence MSALFNFHSFLTVVLLVICTCTYIKMQFPTILAQRTGFRGFFWKAARIGERLSPWVSVACLCMGISIIVF encoded by the exons ATG TCGGCGCTTTTCAATTTCCACTCTTTCCTGACAGTGGTGTTGCTTGTCATCTGCACTTGCACGTATATTAAGATGCAATTCCCCACTATTCTTGCGCAGAGAACtgg GTTCCGAGGGTTTTTCTGGAAGGCTGCTAGGATAG GTGAAAGGTTAAGCCCGTGGGTTTCTGTGGCGTGTTTGTGCATGGGTATTTCTATCATAGTCTTCTGA
- the LOC116257859 gene encoding uncharacterized protein LOC116257859 has translation MAGSMVPFILLVVAVVSQCSSAQHGRNQKAAMVVGTVLCDTCFHQQLSGNSRFISGATVAIECGDEKQSFNFIKEVQTDRHGKFRVELPFSVSHQTTRIRSCSVSLVKSNEPYCSVASMATTSSLGLKSRKAGRHVFSAGFFTFKPLQQPDLCYQKPTITSTSKYDVPRFPFVPQPNPPSAARNPAFPLPPLLNLPYLPPLLNLTLPPLISIAPPQPQSSRPSTKFEGQESKSVNSNRFSSPPAIP, from the exons ATGGCAGGTTCCATGGTGCCTTTCATTCTGCTCGTAGTTGCCGTCGTTTCCCAATGCTCTTCTGCTCAGCATGGAAGGAATCAGAAAGCAGCCATGGTCGTTGGCACCGTTCTCTGTGACACCTGTTTCCACCAACAACTTTCAGGCAACAGCCGCTTCATCTCAG GTGCAACTGTTGCAATAGAGTGTGGTGATGAAAAACAGAGCTTCAATTTCATAAAAGAAGTGCAGACAGACAGGCACGGAAAGTTCAGGGTGGAGTTGCCGTTTTCCGTCAGCCATCAGACGACAAGAATCAGGAGCTGTTCTGTGAGTTTAGTCAAGAGCAACGAGCCTTACTGTTCTGTGGCATCCATGGCGACCACCTCTTCACTCGGCCTCAAGTCAAGAAAAGCAGGGCGCCATGTCTTTTCTGCAGGTTTCTTCACCTTCAAGCCTCTACAGCAGCCTGACCTGTGTTACCAGAAGCCGACCATTACTTCCACCTCAAAGTATGATGTTCCACGTTTCCCTTTTGTCCCCCAACCAAACCCACCATCAGCAGCACGGAACCCAGCTTTCCCTTTGCCGCCATTGCTGAACTTGCCATATTTGCCACCACTCCTGAACCTGACACTTCCCCCGCTGATAAGTATAGCCCCACCTCAGCCACAATCATCAAGGCCATCAACGAAGTTCGAAGGGCAAGAATCAAAGTCAGTAAACTCCAATCGCTTCAGTTCACCGCCTGCAATTCCATGA